A genomic region of Solanum dulcamara chromosome 2, daSolDulc1.2, whole genome shotgun sequence contains the following coding sequences:
- the LOC129880744 gene encoding uncharacterized protein LOC129880744, protein MKTKDNGNVICSLLGLPKKKLQDLCRKRGLSPYKTKPNLVSSLVTYIKGADELLFKEMKAKDSGNSISRLPKKELQDLCRKHGLSPYKTKPNLVNSLITYVKGAESFSFKEMKTKDSGDSIYSLPKKKLQELCKKCGLSPYKTKPNLVNSLINFFKIADIETSEGNEYNILNSSGVRSATGEILFSRFVAQCGEKGFNQGLHSPQTRFSKKAFTSDIKSGRGPSFEFSVSSEDGINLYVDLNSCPTDTFKRLEKKVCVCHNLQNHKFQSFCQEIQYLGNNRQMTSSFLWKTDSDSRFNSGHAQTVSSASLCGTVDVVCHTENTDDASLGFSATTKSCSVETFTHSEGKKGSPSSFRTICGVQNMNITDVNTFMGEEEITCVGLNTFQASKNSVAINKTVNVKAYIPENTTEVLDARLCKSFHASLEKVGINSLEDVPELKHNKNENQNTKLCDVSCLNSERQRSCVPEKLLVLSHISSETDFTGIEASEIGSHHQHSSYSSSGKDCLRNLVDAAESLRSLPHSCEDNCSIFLDDMPSSAAGGARPSHANRTETSKELLKKQKEQLSHGGKKRKRHDSESDNVHHCSDGRILRSATRLQSLPRRSIRLVSKRLAAWNS, encoded by the exons ATGAAAACGAAGGACAATGGAAATGTTATTTGCAGCCTACTGGGTCTACCCAAGAAAAAACTTCAGGACTTGTGCAGGAAACGCGGTTTATCTCCTTATAAGACAAAGCCCAATCTTGTGAGTTCTTTGGTCACTTACATCAAG GGAGCAGATGAGCTCTTATTTAAAGAGATGAAGGCAAAGGACAGTGGAAATTCCATAAGCAGGCTACCTAAgaaagagcttcaagatttgtgCAGGAAACACGGTTTATCTCCTTATAAGACAAAGCCTAATCTTGTAAATTCTTTGATCACTTACGTCAAG GGAGCAGAGAGTTTTTCCTTTAAAGAGATGAAGACAAAGGACAGTGGAGATTCCATTTACAGCCTACCCAAGAAAAAGCTTCAAGAATTGTGCAAGAAGTGCGGTTTGTCTCCTTATAAGACAAAACCCAATCTCGTGAATTCTCTGATCAATTTCTTCAAG ATAGCAGATATAGAAACTTCTGAAGGCAATGAGTACAACATTCTAAATTCTTCTGGCGTAAGGAGCGCAACTGGAGAGATATTGTTTTCAAGATTCGTCGCTCAGTGTGGTGAGAAGGGTTTCAATCAAGGACTTCACAGTCCACAAACAAGGTTTTCCAAGAAAGCATTTACTTCTGACATTAAGTCGGGGCGTGgaccttcttttgagttttcTGTCTCATCAGAAGATGGAATCAACCTTTATGTTGACTTGAATTCATGCCCAACAGACACTTTTAAAAGATTGGAAAAGAAGGTGTGTGTATGTCACAATCTGCAGAATCACAAATTTCAAAGTTTCTGTCAGGAGATTCAATACCTAGGAAATAACAGACAAATGACAAGTTCATTTCTCTGGAAAACAGATTCAGACAGTAGATTTAACAGTGGCCACGCACAAACTGTTTCTTCTGCAAGTTTATGTGGTACTGTTGATGTTGTATGTCATACAGAAAATACAGATGATGCGTCTTTGGGATTTTCGGCAACAACAAAATCATGTTCTGTAGAAACTTTTACACATTCAGAAGGCAAAAAGGGAAGTCCATCGTCATTTAGAACAATTTGTGGTGTACAGAACATGAATATCACTGACGTAAATACTTTTATGGGAGAGGAAGAGATAACATGTGTGGGTCTGAATACCTTTCAAGCTTCAAAAAATTCAGTGGCTATTAATAAAACTGTCAATGTTAAGGCTTATATCCCAGAAAACACTACAGAGGTCTTAGATGCTAGGCTATGTAAATCTTTTCATGCATCTTTGGAGAAAGTAGGTATCAATTCCCTTGAAGATGTGCCAGagctaaaacataataaaaatgaaaatcagAATACGAAGCTCTGTGATGTAAGTTGTCTCAATTCTGAAAGGCAGAGAAGTTGTGTCCCAGAGAAGCTtttagtgctatctcatatcTCTTCGGAAACTGATTTTACTGGGATAGAGGCTTCAGAAATCGGCAGTCATCATCAACATTCATCATATTCTTCTTCTGGAAAAGATTGCCTTAGAAATTTGGTTGATGCAGCAGAGAGCCTCAGAAGTCTACCCCATTCTTGTGAGGATAACTGTAGCATTTTCCTGGACGACATGCCTTCATCTGCTGCTGGCGGG GCAAGGCCCAGCCATGCCAACAGAACAGAAACTTCAAA AGAGCTTTTGAAGAAGCAGAAGGAGCAACTATCCCATGGagggaagaagagaaagaggcATGACAGTGAATCTGATAATGTTCATCATTGTAGTGATGGGAGAATTTTGAGAAGTGCAACGCGTCTACAAAGTCTTCCGAGAAGATCTATTCGACTTGTCTCTAAG CGACTGGCGGCATGGAATTCCTAA
- the LOC129880746 gene encoding calmodulin-like protein 3 — METEELKRVFHMFDRNGDGRITKKELNDSLENMGIFMSDSDLAQMINKIDVNGDGYIDIDEFGALYETIMEERDEEEDIREAFNVFDQNGDGFITVDELKSVLASLGLKQGRTVDDCKRMIKKVDADGDGMVNFIEFKQMMKSGGFAALS, encoded by the coding sequence ATGGAGACGGAAGAGCTCAAGCGTGTCTTTCATATGTTTGACAGGAATGGTGATGGAAGGATCACGAAAAAGGAGCTGAACGACTCGTTAGAGAACATGGGTATCTTCATGTCCGACTCAGATCTGGCACAGATGATCAACAAGATTGACGTGAATGGCGATGGCTACATCGATATTGATGAATTTGGTGCTCTATATGAGACCATAATGGAAGAACGAGATGAGGAGGAAGACATTAGAGAGGCTTTCAATGTGTTCGACCAAAATGGGGACGGATTCATTACCGTAGACGAATTAAAATCCGTCTTGGCATCGCTTGGTCTCAAGCAAGGGCGGACCGTTGACGACTGCAAGCGGATGATTAAGAAAGTGGATGCTGATGGAGATGGAATGGTgaattttatagagtttaagCAGATGATGAAAAGCGGTGGATTTGCTGCATTGAGTTAA
- the LOC129880745 gene encoding vinorine synthase-like: MAARRFMFNESNILALNTKAERSTSRVEAVVAFVWEAAIAAMQKRNNNNNNAIKNFVIRIPIDLRRRIQPPLPQQTMGNIIHMVEANWEVSEGPLDYKLLVKKVQDSIKIVTKHGYDVKNMDDRERTLTEEVGILRSTSLCKFPFYDIDFGWGRPKWASVGSIAPNLVVLMDTSDGKGIEVWLGLVEEDMAIFEKNQELFKFVSLSQSIF; the protein is encoded by the coding sequence ATGGCAGCAAGAAGATTCATGTTCAATGAATCTAATATTTTGGCTCTGAATACAAAAGCAGAACGTTCAACTTCTCGAGTAGAGGCTGTAGTAGCCTTTGTATGGGAAGCAGCTATTGCAGCTATGCAGAAAaggaacaataataataataatgctatCAAGAATTTTGTAATTAGAATTCCAATAGACTTAAGGAGAAGAATTCAACCTCCATTACCTCAGCAAACCATGGGAAATATCATACATATGGTTGAGGCAAATTGGGAAGTTTCTGAGGGACCTTTGGACTATAAGTTACTAGTGAAAAAAGTTCAAGATTCAATAAAGATTGTGACTAAACATGGCTATGATGTAAAGAATATGGATGATAGAGAAAGAACATTGACTGAAGAAGTGGGAATACTTAGATCCACTAGTTTGTGTAAGTTTCCTTTCTATGACATTGATTTTGGATGGGGTAGGCCAAAATGGGCATCTGTTGGAAGCATAGCTCCCAATCTGGTTGTTTTAATGGACACTAGTGATGGGAAAGGAATAGAAGTATGGCTTGGGTTGGTAGAGGAAGACATGGCCATATTTgagaaaaatcaagaattatTCAAATTTGTTTCTCTAAGTCAATCTATTTTCTGA